CCGTCGATCATGACTCCGACGTGTTGGGGCCGCGGAAGTCCTTCGAGCTTGTTCGACAAACGGCGCTCATAAATGCTTTCGAGCGCGGAACGGATCACTGCGAGCATCGACTGGCTCCATGCGTGCGACGGCGGCGAAGGGGTGACACCTGATGCTGTTTCCGCGGACTGTGTGTGCCTTGCCACAAGCTGCCCAGGTACAACTCACGGCTCCAGGAACTCCGGGACGTAGCCACCATAGGTTACTGCCTATGCTCCCCTGGCCCGAGTCCGTGGCCCCGACCTGATGGTCCTCCTCCCTGTCCGTCGCACTCGGCTGGTTTCAGCTGGTGCGTTATGTGCGTTGAGGGCGTTACGGGCTATGTGTTGACGCGTGTTTGACGCACGCGGCGCATGGTTGACACACGTTCTGACGAGTAGCCGGCTGCGGAGAAGGCGCGGGTCCACGTCTGTCTGGATGAGTCGCAAGCAGCAGTGCTCCGGAGCTCGTTGGGGGCCAGGGCAGCGGTCAAGGGGTGCCATGGTGGTGCCGGCCTCGCCCGGTGCGGCCTTCGAAGTGGTCCGGGCCCAGGCCGTGTTCGAGTTCGCGGTAGTCGTGCTCGATGCGCCGGCGCCTCCTGGCCCAGCGCACCGGATCGGCGACCAGGGCGGTGGCGGACAGATTGGTGATCCAGGAAAGCACTGCAAAGCGTGAGTGGTGAATGCGCCTGGACGCACAGGCGTCCGCGTTCCCGACGCGACCACCGAGTCACCCTGTTGCGAGCTCTCATCAATGGCGCGGTCCGGTCGGCACGGTTCCGCGAGCTGTCGCGCGCCCTGGTCCGGGAGGGCTCCGGCGTGGTCGCGTTCCAGTACGGGCGGCGACTGCGAGCACGGCGGCCTGACGATGACGCGCGCCTTCCGCTCGAATCACAGCGCGTAGAGAACTCCATGAGCCTAAAAGCCCGCGGCTGCATTCTTCCAGCCTCCATTAAGCCGACATGCCATGACGAAGCGGGCGTCACGCGACTGCACCGAGGCGTTGCCGTCCTGCCGACCGGGCCGGGGAAGCGCGCTTTCGCTCCGATCACAGAGAGACCCTGAAAGGCGCGAAAACGCGCATCTACTGCTTTTCCACTTCACATCCGCCAGGGGAGAACAGAAGCAATCCGGCCAGTCCTGCGGGCCCGACCGGGATAGCGACCGCTCTCCGCCGGGGCCCTTGACAGCTTTCTCGCGCCGATAAGATGATGTTGCCTACACAGAAGATTTCAAAAAAGCCCACAGCGAATTCACAGAATCAGAGGTGCGCCGACCGCTCGAAGCAACATCTGGAACATGTAAAGAATTGCTCATTGATCGGCAAATTTCCCCCGCGGCCCGGCCTGCCGACATATGGCCATTCCTTTCCTATCCAGCTGTGCCAACGTAGGCACAGCGGTCCAGGCGTCGCCTTCTTCGGCCTTTCCCCTGTTCCACCTCGCCTCATCCTGCCGCTTTTCCTTTTCCCGGGGTCCCGTCCGCCTGCCCTCCCGTCGCTGCCATGCGGCGGGGCCGGCCGCCGGGCCCGTCATACCCGTGCGAAAGAAGGGGCTCCATGGACCAGAAAGTTCTCGAAGCGCAGCAATGGGTGAACGCGACCTACGGCAGCCTGTCCGGCTATGTCGCCTGCCCGGAGGACGGCAACACCGGCTGGACCACCATGTACTCCCTGACCATGGGACTCCAGCACGAGCTCGGCATCACGACACTGTCCGCCAACTTCGGGCCGACCACCCTGGCCGATCTGGCCCTGCACGGCGACATCGGAACGTCCGAGACCAACAAGAACCTGGTCAACATCGTCCAGTACGGCCTGTTCTGCAAGGGCTACTGGGGTGGCGACGGAGACGGCGTATACGGCACGCTCACTTCCGAGAGCGTGCAGGACCTCAAGTCCGACGCCGGCCTGGACGGGGACGGATCCGTACAGCCGAAGGTGTTCAAGGCGCTCCTCACCATGGACGCCTACGTGCTCCTCGCCGGTGGGTCGAGCACCGTCCGGAGCATCCAACAATGGCTCAACGGCAGGTACTTCGCGAACCGCGACAACTTCTACCTGATCCCTTGCGACGGGCACTTCTCCAGGGGCGTCCAGACCGCGCTCATGCAGGCCATCCAGTACGAGCTGGGCGTCCCGACCGACTCCGCCACCGGCAACTTCGGCCCGACCACCCAGGCCGGACTGGCCGCCACGCCCCTGGCAGTCGGCTCGACAGGGGTATTCGTCCAGCTGTTTTCCGCGGCCATGGTGTGCAACGGCGCCAGCTCCGAGTTCACCAGCTCCTTCGACTCCGATCTGGCAGACGACGTCCGCAGCTTCCAGAAGTTCTCCGGTCTCGGCCTGAACGGGACCGCCGACTATGAAACCTGGTGCCAGCTCCTCGTCTCCATGGGCGACGCCGACCGCCCGGGAACCGCCTGTGACTGCATCACCACGATCACCGACGACCGCGCAAAAGCGCTGAAGGCCGCCGGGTACACCATCGTCGGCCGCTATCTCGACGAAAGACCTTCGGATAACTACCTGAACAAACGGATACAGCCCGGCGAACTGGACACCATATTCCAGAACGGAATGCGGGTGTTCCCGATCTCACAGTACAACGGCGGCTCCGCCGGCTACTTCACCTACCCGCAGGGCTACACCGACGCGCTAGGGGCCCATACCGCGGCTGTCGGCTACGGATTCGACCCCGGCACCGTCATATATTTCTCCGTCGACTTCGACGCCACCGACGACGACATATCCAACCACGTCATCGACTACTTCCTCGGAGTGTCCAGCGGCCTGGCATCTCAGGGAAAGCGTTACATCTACGGGGTCTACGGCTCTCGCAACGTCTGCTCCCGGGTGACCGACGAGGCGTACGCGGCGCACTCGTTCGTCTCCGGAATGTCCTGGGGATACTCCGGGAACCTGGGTTACCCGCTGCCGGCGAACTGGGCCTTCAACCAGATCCAGACGCTCTCCACCGGCTCAGGCACGGGCGCGATCAACATCGACAAGGACGTGCACCGCGCGAACGCCGACAGCGGGGTCGACAAGGTCAACTCTCCCGACAGCCCGCTCGACTCCTATCTGCAATACATCTCCGACCTCTACCAGACGGCCGTCGCCTGGGGCCAGGGAGACCCGAACATCCGGGTCCTTGAGTACCTGCGGTACCCCAACTACACGGGGCTGACCACCGGCTGGACACAGATCCTCTCGGACCCCGACGACGACTGGATCGCCTACGCCGACGCCAACGGCCCGGCGCGGGTAACCAGCTACACGGATCCGGTGGCAGGCATCTCCATCAAGGTGCCCCACTTCGCGGCCACCGCGAACGGCGTCGCCGTACGGGGGCAGGGCCCCGGCTCCACCACCAACCTCGGCGACTTCGCCGGCTGGGGCGGTGACCTCAGCACCTTCTACGGGGAGTGGCGGAAGGACTCCGACACCACAGCGTCGGGATACACCTACTGCATGGACCGCCTGGCGAAGATCAACACCACGTCGACCTTCATGATGGACGACCTGATCGAGGACGTGGACGGCTACCTCATCGGCATGCAGCTCAGCGACGGAAGCGGGACCACTGTCGTGGACGCCGTCACGAATATGCTGCGGGGCGGAGGCGCCCTCAGCAGGTTCCGGCGCTTCTTCGACGCCCGCTACGGCGGAAACGGCAGCACCGTCTACGACACCGCGATGGACATGC
This window of the Streptomyces sp. N50 genome carries:
- a CDS encoding glycoside hydrolase domain-containing protein — protein: MDQKVLEAQQWVNATYGSLSGYVACPEDGNTGWTTMYSLTMGLQHELGITTLSANFGPTTLADLALHGDIGTSETNKNLVNIVQYGLFCKGYWGGDGDGVYGTLTSESVQDLKSDAGLDGDGSVQPKVFKALLTMDAYVLLAGGSSTVRSIQQWLNGRYFANRDNFYLIPCDGHFSRGVQTALMQAIQYELGVPTDSATGNFGPTTQAGLAATPLAVGSTGVFVQLFSAAMVCNGASSEFTSSFDSDLADDVRSFQKFSGLGLNGTADYETWCQLLVSMGDADRPGTACDCITTITDDRAKALKAAGYTIVGRYLDERPSDNYLNKRIQPGELDTIFQNGMRVFPISQYNGGSAGYFTYPQGYTDALGAHTAAVGYGFDPGTVIYFSVDFDATDDDISNHVIDYFLGVSSGLASQGKRYIYGVYGSRNVCSRVTDEAYAAHSFVSGMSWGYSGNLGYPLPANWAFNQIQTLSTGSGTGAINIDKDVHRANADSGVDKVNSPDSPLDSYLQYISDLYQTAVAWGQGDPNIRVLEYLRYPNYTGLTTGWTQILSDPDDDWIAYADANGPARVTSYTDPVAGISIKVPHFAATANGVAVRGQGPGSTTNLGDFAGWGGDLSTFYGEWRKDSDTTASGYTYCMDRLAKINTTSTFMMDDLIEDVDGYLIGMQLSDGSGTTVVDAVTNMLRGGGALSRFRRFFDARYGGNGSTVYDTAMDMLTNPGIVADLRIAAVVKIAGALTLQPAMLPDDLLDPFVQGYVDTLVAIVGQEND